In the genome of Primulina eburnea isolate SZY01 chromosome 13, ASM2296580v1, whole genome shotgun sequence, the window TCCAGTGCATCAGAGTCTTCTTTAAAAGCATCCTCTTTTGCTTTTCCAGCAACTTGCTCTTTCAGCTCCACTTCCCTCATCATGCTGACAACGGACTCCATGGTGGAGAACAATGTTTTCTGCTACAGTTCAATTGATCCAAACACAAAAACCTCAAAAAATTGTAATGACAATGACTGCTGAGTTACAAAATAACCATTCTTTGTTATTTCTTAATTTTCATAAGTAAGCTATGAAAAGAATTTGCAACATTCCAAGCAATCATTTGGAAAGAAAAACAACTTTATGTTCTTCGTCAGACCACAATATTTAGGCATCCTTGGCATATAATGAAGGCCTAGCATAAAGGCTACAACCATTTCGCCCATCccttaatttttctttttccagATCTCTAATGCAACAAACAGAACTATCGTGCTTAGATGAGCCCGATTCTCAATGAAAACTTATATGTTAAGTGTACATTGAACTACAGAAAACAATGATGTTGAATATCACATATTTGGGTCTATGTTTGTCTCTATCTTTTCCCCACCAAATTGAAAAATTAATTCTATGATGAGGCAGTAAAAGTCTTCCAAACATCAAGTTACCATGCATAAATAACAAGAAGATTCAAGGTCatgttatatattaatatatagatTTTCTTACTACACAGCTGGTTATGCATCAGGTTTTAAACATTACCATATCGACATCATATATCATCGGAGGCAATGAGAGTCATATACAGCTGATACCTTATTATTACTGGCGTCAGCAACAATTTCATCTAGGACATTTATGGTTTGTATTCCTCCAGATTCGGACATAGTTTCGGACAAGGTAAACTCATCTTCAATACGAACGGTGTCGTCGGAATCACCTCCATGCACGTCAGGCAGCACTATCAACTGGACACTTCTTTCAGTTGTTAGATCTTGAACAGCCACAGTAGCAGGGTCAGAAAATAACTTTTCACCATCTGCGATCTGCTTTCCTTGATCATTTTCTTCACTGGTGGCCATGTGACCATCAAAGTCATTCCTTTGTTGAGTGAGATTTGTGACTTGATCGACACCCATATCCACATTTTCCATAGTTCCCAGTGTAAGACATGAATTTTTatcagttgaagttttgatgctgcTTTCGGGATAATTATCAACTCCATTTGGTACTTTTCTTTCTGGGTCCACAGACACTTCACTTTCAAGAATATTTATCCCGTTTTCATCCTTCAACATGACAGGTATAAGAGTTTTCATGCTAGTTTCACCACAATTCTGTGACAAAGTTATTTCAGCAGTGATGCCCTCTCCTTCATGTTGCCCGCTGTATGCGTCATAGAAGAACTCATCACTCCCACTAATTCCATCATGCAAAGACTGGTGCTTTCCATCATTCATATTATTCACAAAAATATCTTGAGTTGGGTCTATTGTTTCTCGAGACATACTATCCACCAATTGTGTAGGGGCAATAGCTTCTAAAAAAACAATTAGAATCAAGACATGGAAACAGTAGGACCAGTTAAAACTTCAACATAGAACTAAGTAGCTCAGCAAGTAAtcataaaaagcaataaaagTTCAATTTTAGAATTGCACTCAAAATAACTATCACCATTGGGTGAGTTACCCATTGAAATGCTCCCGATCAAAGGAATATTTGATCTAGATCTATCATCAAAGAAAGGAATGATCTCCGCAAGCACGGCCTCCACAGCTGCATCAGGATCCTTGCTATGCTCAATAGCAACAGCTCTAAGAGCTCGAGAATCAATCTGTCACCAAGATGAAAGGATATAGCAAAAACATAGCAACTCCCTATTCACACAAAGGAATATCATAATTCGTTTTTCTCAAACTACAACAATTCATTCTATCAGAAAACTATTTAGATAATCACATTAAATATATATCCAGTACAGCAAAAAACCAAGCTAAGCATCTCggcaaaaaaaatcaatttcataattttataaagaatcatAACCTTTTCGGTTTGTTTTTGTAACTCTTAATCATTATATATTTTCATAAGCAACACAAGTATGTTCACGAACAGATAATATACTCAGAATTTCGTACAGTAAGTCAAAACCATCGCAAAGCCTAAAATCCGATCACCAATCCAATTATCATAACAAAACCTCGGAACCCAAATTTACCTGCGGGAATAGCTCCTGTAAACACTTGTACACTTT includes:
- the LOC140808780 gene encoding uncharacterized protein isoform X3, with translation MGFKKVYKCLQELFPQIDSRALRAVAIEHSKDPDAAVEAVLAEIIPFFDDRSRSNIPLIGSISMEAIAPTQLVDSMSRETIDPTQDIFVNNMNDGKHQSLHDGISGSDEFFYDAYSGQHEGEGITAEITLSQNCGETSMKTLIPVMLKDENGINILESEVSVDPERKVPNGVDNYPESSIKTSTDKNSCLTLGTMENVDMGVDQVTNLTQQRNDFDGHMATSEENDQGKQIADGEKLFSDPATVAVQDLTTERSVQLIVLPDVHGGDSDDTVRIEDEFTLSETMSESGGIQTINVLDEIVADASNNKQKTLFSTMESVVSMMREVELKEQVAGKAKEDAFKEDSDALDKVEELKQMLQNAKEANDMHAGEVYGEKAILATELRELQSRLLFLSDEKDKSLAILYEMHQILQERLAAAENDIKSVEQEKIEKQKFAQKALAEHEMDMKKVIRETNNLKQQAEENAKLREFLVDRGCVVDMLQGEIAVICQDVKRLKENLDQRVPLSKSLSSAQTSFILASSSSSSKSSIQDIVVAVADQDDLIGIPQNIDPATQISTKDRKSVLEEDWDLLWHSEFADD
- the LOC140808780 gene encoding uncharacterized protein isoform X2, producing MGFKKVYKCLQELFPQIDSRALRAVAIEHSKDPDAAVEAVLAEIIPFFDDRSRSNIPLIGSISMGNSPNEAIAPTQLVDSMSRETIDPTQDIFVNNMNDGKHQSLHDGISGSDEFFYDAYSGQHEGEGITAEITLSQNCGETSMKTLIPVMLKDENGINILESEVSVDPERKVPNGVDNYPESSIKTSTDKNSCLTLGTMENVDMGVDQVTNLTQQRNDFDGHMATSEENDQGKQIADGEKLFSDPATVAVQDLTTERSVQLIVLPDVHGGDSDDTVRIEDEFTLSETMSESGGIQTINVLDEIVADASNNKKTLFSTMESVVSMMREVELKEQVAGKAKEDAFKEDSDALDKVEELKQMLQNAKEANDMHAGEVYGEKAILATELRELQSRLLFLSDEKDKSLAILYEMHQILQERLAAAENDIKSVEQEKIEKQKFAQKALAEHEMDMKKVIRETNNLKQQAEENAKLREFLVDRGCVVDMLQGEIAVICQDVKRLKENLDQRVPLSKSLSSAQTSFILASSSSSSKSSIQDIVVAVADQDDLIGIPQNIDPATQISTKDRKSVLEEDWDLLWHSEFADD
- the LOC140808780 gene encoding uncharacterized protein isoform X1, which codes for MGFKKVYKCLQELFPQIDSRALRAVAIEHSKDPDAAVEAVLAEIIPFFDDRSRSNIPLIGSISMGNSPNEAIAPTQLVDSMSRETIDPTQDIFVNNMNDGKHQSLHDGISGSDEFFYDAYSGQHEGEGITAEITLSQNCGETSMKTLIPVMLKDENGINILESEVSVDPERKVPNGVDNYPESSIKTSTDKNSCLTLGTMENVDMGVDQVTNLTQQRNDFDGHMATSEENDQGKQIADGEKLFSDPATVAVQDLTTERSVQLIVLPDVHGGDSDDTVRIEDEFTLSETMSESGGIQTINVLDEIVADASNNKQKTLFSTMESVVSMMREVELKEQVAGKAKEDAFKEDSDALDKVEELKQMLQNAKEANDMHAGEVYGEKAILATELRELQSRLLFLSDEKDKSLAILYEMHQILQERLAAAENDIKSVEQEKIEKQKFAQKALAEHEMDMKKVIRETNNLKQQAEENAKLREFLVDRGCVVDMLQGEIAVICQDVKRLKENLDQRVPLSKSLSSAQTSFILASSSSSSKSSIQDIVVAVADQDDLIGIPQNIDPATQISTKDRKSVLEEDWDLLWHSEFADD